One Thiocapsa sp. genomic window carries:
- a CDS encoding carotenoid 1,2-hydratase: MDALSDDGRHGLTLIAFIGSVFSPYYFKGRRRGRNEPRDYCSLNVCLYGKERRWTMTERRQHALAQTASRLQIGPSALQWDADGGLTVELDEIGTPIPQRVRGQVKLAPAFINEQVFTLDQAGRHRWQPIAPSATVEVSFERPALNWTGHAYFDRNWGDEPLEDAFRYWDWSRASLGGDESLILYHADRREGGRLSLGLHFGADGGLSHFDPPTDHRLARTPIWRMPRSSQADAKHPPRVVKTLEDTPFYSRSVIASHLQGRPIEAVHESLSLDRFRSAWVQHLLPYRMPRR; the protein is encoded by the coding sequence GTGGACGCGCTCAGTGATGACGGCCGCCATGGGCTGACCCTGATCGCCTTCATCGGCAGCGTCTTCTCGCCTTACTACTTCAAGGGTAGACGTCGTGGTCGCAATGAGCCGCGCGATTATTGCTCGTTGAACGTTTGTCTCTACGGTAAAGAGCGGCGCTGGACCATGACCGAGCGGCGTCAGCATGCGCTCGCGCAAACCGCTTCGCGCCTGCAGATCGGACCGAGCGCACTGCAGTGGGATGCCGATGGTGGCCTGACGGTGGAGCTGGACGAGATCGGCACCCCGATCCCGCAGCGTGTGCGAGGGCAGGTCAAGCTCGCGCCGGCCTTTATCAATGAGCAGGTCTTTACGCTCGATCAGGCCGGTCGGCATCGCTGGCAGCCGATAGCACCAAGCGCCACGGTCGAGGTGAGCTTCGAGCGGCCGGCGCTGAATTGGACTGGTCATGCCTACTTTGACCGCAACTGGGGCGACGAGCCGCTGGAGGATGCCTTCCGGTATTGGGATTGGTCGCGTGCCAGTCTTGGTGGCGATGAAAGTCTGATCCTTTATCATGCCGATCGGCGTGAGGGAGGAAGGCTGTCGCTCGGGCTGCACTTCGGTGCCGACGGTGGCTTGAGTCACTTCGATCCGCCGACGGATCATCGCCTCGCGCGCACCCCGATCTGGCGCATGCCGCGCTCCAGTCAAGCCGATGCCAAGCATCCGCCACGGGTCGTCAAGACCTTGGAGGACACGCCCTTTTATTCACGCTCGGTGATTGCTTCACACCTGCAGGGCCGTCCGATCGAGGCGGTTCATGAGAGCCTATCGCTGGATCGCTTCCGCTCGGCTTGGGTCCAGCACCTGCTGCCTTATCGGATGCCCCGACGCTAA
- a CDS encoding transketolase C-terminal domain-containing protein: MRYPRGTGPGVALKRGAETLPIGRGEIRRMGRDIALLAFGSRVPAAEEAGRVLEATVANMRFVKPLDETLILELADRHRLLVTVEENAIAGGAGSAVSEVLAAHGLNVYCLHLGLPDLCLEQAGHEEQLRVCGLDAAGILYSVRMEMEHIDFCARDDAHVCPAVGAGQRQRLEQPTTAEKAVCDAS, translated from the coding sequence GTGCGCTACCCGCGCGGCACCGGCCCCGGCGTCGCCCTCAAGCGCGGAGCCGAGACGTTACCTATCGGTCGTGGCGAAATCAGGCGCATGGGACGCGATATCGCGCTGCTCGCCTTCGGTAGTCGCGTCCCCGCCGCCGAAGAAGCGGGGCGGGTACTGGAGGCTACCGTCGCCAACATGCGCTTCGTCAAGCCCTTGGATGAGACACTCATCCTCGAGCTCGCCGATCGCCATCGGCTGCTGGTCACGGTCGAGGAGAATGCGATCGCAGGCGGCGCCGGCTCTGCCGTTTCCGAGGTGCTCGCCGCGCATGGCCTGAATGTCTACTGCCTGCACCTCGGGCTGCCCGATCTCTGCTTAGAGCAAGCCGGGCATGAGGAACAGCTACGCGTCTGCGGCCTCGATGCCGCCGGTATCCTGTACAGCGTCAGGATGGAGATGGAGCACATCGACTTCTGCGCCAGGGATGATGCGCATGTCTGCCCCGCAGTTGGGGCAGGTCAGCGGCAGAGACTCGAACAGCCGACAACGGCGGAAAAGGCGGTTTGCGATGCGTCCTGA
- a CDS encoding class I SAM-dependent methyltransferase yields the protein MSEAANADTPSTGGAAPVAPTLDGVSRTLLIPLLARAEAQSLWPGVAFDDAAARDLAARLAVDRAAVGSDPFPMRLCISRSLAIEEALGTLLSEPIERTLVLLACGLDTLPVRLDATLAPARRARVRRWVCADLPPVMALRDQLLPASERIRHVRATLPDQLDEVAAALDETRPVFILEGVLPYLDAEQVADCLVALGRLAPAGADLLVDGYHPALLAFSRLGNTFRRMRTRFRFGIADPRDYAGMAPRIHFRAQRNLLRPLPWHHRKRALLPSLVAGGKPLATLAQLELTPSAGVTP from the coding sequence GTGAGCGAAGCAGCCAACGCCGATACTCCGAGCACCGGCGGCGCTGCGCCGGTCGCGCCGACGCTCGACGGCGTCAGCCGCACCCTACTGATCCCTCTGCTCGCCCGCGCCGAGGCCCAGTCGCTCTGGCCCGGGGTCGCATTCGACGATGCCGCAGCGCGCGACCTGGCGGCAAGGCTTGCCGTCGATCGCGCCGCGGTGGGATCGGACCCTTTCCCGATGCGGCTCTGCATCAGCCGCTCACTGGCGATCGAGGAAGCGCTCGGTACATTACTGAGCGAGCCGATCGAGCGCACCCTGGTGCTGCTCGCCTGCGGTCTCGATACCCTTCCTGTACGGCTTGATGCAACCCTCGCACCCGCACGGCGGGCGCGCGTGCGCCGCTGGGTCTGCGCCGACCTGCCGCCGGTCATGGCGCTACGCGACCAGCTCCTGCCGGCGTCGGAGCGGATTCGGCACGTCCGCGCGACGCTGCCCGATCAGCTCGATGAGGTCGCCGCCGCACTCGACGAGACGCGGCCGGTGTTTATCCTGGAAGGGGTTCTACCCTACCTCGATGCCGAGCAGGTTGCAGACTGTCTCGTCGCACTCGGCAGGCTGGCGCCCGCCGGGGCCGATCTCCTGGTCGATGGCTACCATCCGGCCTTGCTCGCCTTCTCGAGGCTCGGCAACACCTTTCGGCGGATGCGCACCCGCTTCCGCTTTGGCATCGCGGACCCGCGCGATTACGCCGGGATGGCCCCGCGCATCCACTTTCGCGCGCAGCGGAATCTGCTGCGTCCCCTGCCCTGGCATCACCGCAAGCGTGCCTTGCTGCCGTCGCTCGTCGCTGGCGGCAAGCCGCTGGCCACGCTGGCCCAGCTCGAGCTCACGCCGAGCGCCGGTGTCACCCCGTAA
- a CDS encoding cytochrome P450, whose translation MRLHPATDPVTPPDQVVAKPPTLSAFASLPPLFRRDLLTLFARASQTPFVRLDYLGFRLFQLNDPTLIRAVLLDKERRYRKGRLMRRLGAVTGEGLLINDGERWKRHRRLANPSMSGRRLEGYAPAMAESARLLVERWRALPPGQPVDLIAEISRTTLIALLRTLFGIDYDARYAAVSEVIHRLLDALVQRGSSLLAPPLSWPTPANLRFRRKITEAEAILARIIDTRRRHLNDDQDPSDLLGQWLRQREQDPEHFTPDEMRDELMTMLIAGHHSLAIALSWALWEVAGDPDLQQHLRSEVDPLEKAPTDADAVQALPLIQGAFLEALRLYPQPPILLRDAVSDHVLGRYRIRAGDQLIINILAIHHDPQLWSEPHRFRADRYPNINPDHLMQAHHLGFGGGPRSCIGRRFALIEGTLLLAHLVRGLQLERATAGPIEPRFAGMMVPSAPLLLHVTPR comes from the coding sequence ATGCGCCTGCATCCCGCCACCGACCCTGTGACGCCTCCCGACCAGGTTGTCGCCAAACCGCCGACCTTATCGGCCTTTGCGTCGCTGCCCCCGCTGTTCCGGCGGGATCTCCTGACCTTGTTTGCGCGGGCCTCGCAGACGCCGTTCGTTCGTCTCGACTATCTCGGCTTTCGGCTGTTTCAGCTCAACGATCCGACACTGATTCGGGCGGTGCTGCTCGACAAGGAGCGGCGCTATCGCAAGGGCCGCCTGATGCGTCGGCTCGGCGCCGTGACTGGCGAGGGTTTGCTGATCAACGACGGCGAGCGCTGGAAGAGGCATCGCCGTCTCGCCAATCCGTCCATGTCCGGCCGTCGCCTCGAAGGATATGCGCCGGCGATGGCCGAATCGGCTCGACTCCTGGTCGAACGCTGGCGTGCCCTGCCGCCGGGACAGCCGGTGGATTTGATCGCGGAGATCTCCCGCACGACACTCATCGCCTTGCTGCGGACGCTCTTCGGCATCGACTACGACGCGCGCTACGCGGCTGTCAGCGAGGTCATTCACCGCCTGCTCGATGCACTCGTACAACGCGGAAGCAGCCTCCTCGCACCGCCGCTGAGCTGGCCGACACCTGCCAACCTGCGCTTTCGGCGCAAGATCACCGAGGCGGAAGCGATCCTGGCGCGCATCATCGACACCCGTCGCCGCCATCTAAACGACGACCAGGACCCGAGCGATCTGCTCGGCCAATGGCTTCGCCAGCGCGAGCAGGATCCTGAGCATTTCACCCCGGACGAGATGCGCGACGAGCTCATGACCATGCTCATCGCCGGCCATCATTCGCTCGCGATCGCGCTGAGCTGGGCCCTCTGGGAGGTCGCCGGCGACCCGGATCTGCAGCAGCATCTGCGCTCCGAGGTGGACCCGCTGGAGAAGGCGCCAACCGACGCCGACGCGGTGCAGGCCCTGCCATTGATACAGGGCGCCTTCCTGGAGGCGCTCCGTCTCTACCCGCAGCCGCCGATCCTGCTCCGCGATGCCGTCAGCGATCATGTCCTTGGCCGTTACCGCATCCGTGCCGGCGATCAACTCATCATCAACATCCTCGCCATCCACCACGACCCCCAGCTGTGGTCGGAGCCACATCGCTTCCGGGCGGATCGCTACCCAAACATCAATCCGGACCATCTGATGCAGGCGCATCATCTGGGCTTCGGGGGTGGACCGCGCAGTTGTATCGGGCGTCGCTTCGCCCTGATCGAAGGCACCCTGCTGCTGGCCCATCTCGTGCGCGGACTGCAGCTCGAGCGCGCTACCGCGGGTCCGATCGAGCCTCGCTTTGCCGGCATGATGGTGCCCTCGGCACCGCTGCTGCTGCATGTGACCCCGAGGTGA
- the pufA gene encoding light-harvesting antenna LH1, alpha subunit — MQVPYMMADPSIAKPDHPEEDWKIWTVINPAVWMVPFFFILFIQMWMIHTYALSLPGYGFKDSVRVAEPVAIAAPAPAAPAAPAAE, encoded by the coding sequence ATGCAAGTCCCGTATATGATGGCCGATCCCTCCATTGCCAAACCCGATCATCCTGAAGAAGACTGGAAGATCTGGACCGTGATCAACCCGGCCGTCTGGATGGTCCCGTTCTTCTTCATCCTGTTCATCCAGATGTGGATGATCCACACCTACGCGCTGAGCCTGCCGGGCTACGGTTTCAAGGACAGCGTGCGCGTCGCCGAGCCCGTTGCGATTGCCGCCCCGGCTCCGGCCGCTCCGGCCGCTCCAGCTGCCGAATAA
- the pufB gene encoding light-harvesting antenna LH1, beta subunit, with protein MAEMKNLSGLTDEQAKEFHEHWKHGVQSWVMIATLVHVMTWVYQPWF; from the coding sequence ATGGCCGAAATGAAGAACCTGTCGGGTCTCACCGACGAGCAAGCGAAGGAGTTCCACGAGCATTGGAAGCATGGTGTGCAGAGCTGGGTCATGATCGCGACCCTGGTCCACGTGATGACGTGGGTTTACCAGCCCTGGTTCTGA